The DNA sequence TCGGGATGCCGAGGACCGTGACGGATCCGGAGACCGTCGCGTTCGGGGCGTCGAGGGCGACCGTCTCAATGGGCAGGTCGGTGCGCCCGATGAGCGTCGTGAACTGCGACTCGTCGATGCGGATCGTCCCCTCGGCACCGGCGAGGTCGCCGCCGCGCAGCGGGACGCCGGACGCCGTGACGTCGACTGCGCCGGTGATGCCCTCGAGCGTGACGGAGTCGGTCGACAGGTGCAGGGTGTCGAGGCGTCCGCCGATGAGCTGCGGGAGCAGGATGCCGTCTGCCTGCACGTCGAGCTGCTGGTCGGCGGGGAGGTCGAGCTGCTCGATCACGATGGATCGGACGACGCCGGGGAGCATCGACCGCACGACGAGTTCCGCCGCGACGGCGAGCAGAGCGAGCACCACGACGACGATCAGCAGCACCCACGGCCAACGGCGACGCCGACGGCGCGGTGCGGCCACTGCATCCGTCCCGTCCGTGCCGCCGGGGATGACGAGCGTCGGATGCTCGGCGTCGGCGTCCGGGTACGGCAGGGTGCGGTTGTCGTCGCTCATGCTGCCATCCTGCCGTATATCGGTCGGACGCCGAGCGGCGTCACATGCGCTCTGGCGCCGACACCCCGAGCAGGTGGAGACCGTTGCGGAGCACCTGTCCCGTGGCGTCATTGAGCCACAGACGCGTGCGGTGAACGCTTTCGATCGGCGCGTCTCCGAGCGGGATCACGCGGCAGTTGTCGTACCAGCGGTGGTAGAGGCCGGCGAGCTCCTCGAGATAGCGCGCGACGCGGTGCGGTTCGCGCACCTCGGCGGCGAACGCCACGATGCGGGGGAACTCCTGCAGCGCGCCGAGCAGGGCCGCCTCGGTCTCGTGCGTGAGGGTCTCGGGGGCGAACTCCGACCGGTCGACGCCCGAGTCGGCGGCATTGCGGCCGACGTTGTGGGTGCGCGCATGCGCGTACTGCACGTAGAACACCGGATTGTCGTTGCTGCGCTTCTGCAGCAGCTCGGGGTCGAGGGCGAGCGGCGAGTCGGCGGGTGAGCGCTCGAGCGAATAGCGCAGGGCATCCGTTCCGAGCCATTCGCGCAGGTCGTCCATCTCGATGATGTTTCCGGCACGCTTGCTGAGGCGGGCGCCGCCGATCGAGACGAGCTGGCCGATGAGCACCTCGACGTTCTTCTCGGGGTCCTCCCCCGCTGCGCCGGCGATCGCCTTGAGGCGGTGCACGTACCCGTGGTGGTCGGCGCCGAGGAGATACAGCTTGTACTCGAACCCGCGGTCGCCCTTGTCGAGGTAGTAGGCGGCGTCGGCGGCGAAGTAGGTGTACTCGCCGTTGGAGCGGCGGATCACGCGATCCTTGTCGTCGCCGAAGTCGGTGGTGCGCACCCAGACGGCGCCGTCCTGGTCGAAGACGTGCCCCTGCTCGCGCAGACGGTCGACGGCCCGGTCGACGAGGCTGACGCCGCTCGCATCCTTCGCGTGCAGGCGGCGCTCGGAGAACCAGACATCGAACTCGACGTTGAACTTCGCGAGCGACTCCTTCTGCTCCGCGAGCTGGAACTCGTACGCCAGCTCACGCGTCACGAGCACCTGCTCGTCGTCGGGCAGGTCGAGCAGGTCGGGGCGCGCCGCCAGCACACGCTCGGCGAGATCGCCGATGTAGCTGCCGGCGTATCCGCCCTCAGGGGCGGGCTCGCCCTTCGCGGCGGCGAGCACGGAGTGCGCGAACCGCTCCATCTGCACGCCGGCGTCGTTGATGTAGTACTCACGGGCGACCGTCGCGCCGGAGGCCTCCAGCACGCGCGCGATCGCGTCGCCGAGCGCCGCCCAGCGCGTGTGCCCGATGTGGAGGGGGCCGGTGGGGTTCGCACTGACGAACTCGATGTTGATGCTCTGCCCCGCCTGCGAGTCGTTCGAACCGTAGGCGTCACCCGCCTCGACGATGACCTTCGCGAGAGCGCCGGCCGCAGCGGCTCCGAGGCGGATGTTGATGAACCCGGGTCCGGCGACCTCGGCGCTGTCGACGCCCTCGACGCCGCCGAGCCCGTCGGCGACCTGCTGAGCGAGCTCGCGCGGGTTCGTCCCCAGCTGCTTCGCGAGGCGCATCGCGATGTTGGAGGCCCAGTCGCCGTGCTCTCGGTTGCGCGGGCGCTCGAACACGATGTCGGCGGCGGAGACCGGGAGCGGCTCGCCCGGACGTCGTTCCTCGGCGATCGGTGCGAGGACGGCGAGGAGGGCTTGGGCGAGCATTTCAGGAGTCATAGACCTCCCAGTTTACGGCGCGTCGCAGCGTCGAATTTGCGCTGGCGGGAACGTGATCTACAGTCATGCCATGCAACCCGCCTCCGCCCGTCGCCGCCTGCCCGTCGCAGGGGTCGTCATCGCCGTGATCCTGGCGGTCGCGGCGGTCGCTCTCGGCGTGTGGCGGCCGTGGACAGGGACCCCCTCGACGGAGCCCGTCGGCGCCGCCGCAGCGGGCGACGACGTCGTCGCGATCGCCCCCGCTCCGCTCGCGCTGCCCGAGCACCCGACCGTGCTCGTGTTCGGGGACTCCTGGACGTACGGATCCGCCGCGAACGTCCCCACCGAGGGCTACGCGTACGTGCTCGCCGAGCTTCTCGACGGCGAGACCATCGTCGACGGCGTGCGCGGGAGCGGCTACCTCAAGCCCGGGATCGACGGACCCGCCTTCGGCGAGCGCATCGCCGCCCTCGATCCCGCGCTCGACCCCGACCTCGTCATCCTGCAGGGGTCGATCAACGACCGCGAGCAGGGCGCCGCCGGATACCGGGATGCCGTGAACGCGGCCTGGGACGCGATGGCGGCGAAGTACCCGGCGGCGACCATCGTGATCCTCGGCCCCGCTCCGCACGAGCTGCCCGTCGGCGCCGGGACCGCACGCATCGACGCCGACCTGTCGGAGCTCGCCGCTGCACGCGGCTGGTGGTACATCTCCCCCGTCGCCCAGAACTGGATCACCGACCAGAACTACCTCTCGGTCATCGACGTCGAGGTCGGGCGCAAGCATCCGTCCACCGACGGGCACCGCTACCTCGCCGAGAAGGTGGCTGCGGCGCTGGCCGAACTCGGCGACGCGCCCGTGACGGAGGCCGGGTCGGAGCCCACCGCCGACCAGTGATATCGTCGTTCGGTACGCCTCCGTAGCTCAGTGGATAGAGCGCCGGTTTCCGGTACCGTAGGTCGCAGGTTCGACTCCTGTCGGGGGCACACACATCGGGTTGTACGCGGATGGTATGTGGATAGGTACGCGTAACCCCCAAGTACGAGAAAAGCCGCCTGGTTTCAGGCGGCTTTTCTCGTTGCTGCTCAGTGGGGATCTCTGTTGCTGCGCTCTAAATGTGCCGCGGGAACAGAAAAGGCCCGAAGACGGACGCCGGTACCCGAGATTGGGCATGCTGCCGCCGACCTTCGAGCCGGTGATCTGAATGGGTGTAGCGAACCCGCCTGCTACGTGCGGACGGGATTTCGTTTCGCTCGACCACGCTGGTGCGTGACGCGCTGCTGCGGAGTGCTGCGACGAGGCTTGCGCTGCTTGGCACGCGGTGCGGCGATGCCAGCCTCGTGGTCAAGACCGTCTTCAACCTTCTGAGCCGCGAAGTCGATGATTTTGTCGAGGTTCGCAGCCACGACAGTCATCGTGGCCAAGAAGTACTGCGCTGCGGAGCCGCGCAGGGCTTCACGTCATCGCTCGCGATGCGATCTGAACACCCGTCGAACGACTGCTCGTCACATCTCGGAACAGCCTTCGGTGATCCCTCAATAGCGTCGGAGTATCAGGGCGCGCGACAGACGCGTGCTCGATTTTCCGGCGTCCGCGCCGAGGACGGATCGCCTTCATGTCTACCCCTAAGCCTGCTCTCCGGCACCGGCCGCACCCGCACCCTCTCGGGAAGCCGCCGGCAGCGCCCTTGCGGCTCGCAGCTGCAGCGGAAGCGGCAGGCACCTTCGTACTCGTCTTCGGTGTCATCGGAGCAGCAACGTTCTCGGCGTCGTTCGCGAAGTCGGACATCGCGGTGAACGTCGGGTTTCTCGGTGTGGCGTTCGCGTTGGGGCTCAGCGTTCTTGTCGGCGCCATAGCGTGGGGGCCTGTGTCGGGCGGTCACTTCAACCCGGCGGTCACGGTGGGGCTTGCTGCCGCGGGATTCTTCTCGTGGCGCCGCGTGCCTGTGTACATTGCGGCGCAGATCGTCGGCGGACTAGCCGCGTCGACGGCGTTGGTTCTCGTCGCCGCCGGTACCGGCCCGGGATTTCTTGCTGACGCGCGGAAGGGCGGCTTCGCGTCGACAGGTTGGGGACCGCTCTCACCCAGCGGCGCCTCGTGGGAAGCCTCGT is a window from the Microbacterium sp. LWO14-1.2 genome containing:
- a CDS encoding DUF2993 domain-containing protein, which codes for MSDDNRTLPYPDADAEHPTLVIPGGTDGTDAVAAPRRRRRRWPWVLLIVVVVLALLAVAAELVVRSMLPGVVRSIVIEQLDLPADQQLDVQADGILLPQLIGGRLDTLHLSTDSVTLEGITGAVDVTASGVPLRGGDLAGAEGTIRIDESQFTTLIGRTDLPIETVALDAPNATVSGSVTVLGIPIPISLTVTPGVAEGDLELTPVGLTIGGLQVDADQVGSSLGSLGEEITKTQRVCIADQLPAGITITGLEIEGSEAVIDVDVDGAIATDSALLDKGVCPQS
- the argS gene encoding arginine--tRNA ligase; the protein is MTPEMLAQALLAVLAPIAEERRPGEPLPVSAADIVFERPRNREHGDWASNIAMRLAKQLGTNPRELAQQVADGLGGVEGVDSAEVAGPGFINIRLGAAAAGALAKVIVEAGDAYGSNDSQAGQSINIEFVSANPTGPLHIGHTRWAALGDAIARVLEASGATVAREYYINDAGVQMERFAHSVLAAAKGEPAPEGGYAGSYIGDLAERVLAARPDLLDLPDDEQVLVTRELAYEFQLAEQKESLAKFNVEFDVWFSERRLHAKDASGVSLVDRAVDRLREQGHVFDQDGAVWVRTTDFGDDKDRVIRRSNGEYTYFAADAAYYLDKGDRGFEYKLYLLGADHHGYVHRLKAIAGAAGEDPEKNVEVLIGQLVSIGGARLSKRAGNIIEMDDLREWLGTDALRYSLERSPADSPLALDPELLQKRSNDNPVFYVQYAHARTHNVGRNAADSGVDRSEFAPETLTHETEAALLGALQEFPRIVAFAAEVREPHRVARYLEELAGLYHRWYDNCRVIPLGDAPIESVHRTRLWLNDATGQVLRNGLHLLGVSAPERM
- a CDS encoding SGNH/GDSL hydrolase family protein is translated as MQPASARRRLPVAGVVIAVILAVAAVALGVWRPWTGTPSTEPVGAAAAGDDVVAIAPAPLALPEHPTVLVFGDSWTYGSAANVPTEGYAYVLAELLDGETIVDGVRGSGYLKPGIDGPAFGERIAALDPALDPDLVILQGSINDREQGAAGYRDAVNAAWDAMAAKYPAATIVILGPAPHELPVGAGTARIDADLSELAAARGWWYISPVAQNWITDQNYLSVIDVEVGRKHPSTDGHRYLAEKVAAALAELGDAPVTEAGSEPTADQ
- a CDS encoding aquaporin; amino-acid sequence: MSTPKPALRHRPHPHPLGKPPAAPLRLAAAAEAAGTFVLVFGVIGAATFSASFAKSDIAVNVGFLGVAFALGLSVLVGAIAWGPVSGGHFNPAVTVGLAAAGFFSWRRVPVYIAAQIVGGLAASTALVLVAAGTGPGFLADARKGGFASTGWGPLSPSGASWEASFLIEMVTTAVLMAVVLAVSTRRTDATLAPLAIGFTLTVVALVAIPISNGSFNPARSIATAIYGGPVALEQLWLSLAAPTLGAVLVGLAVTAVRRLAPRARRSSYV